AATCGACCGACTCCACCACGCCGTTAAAGTCGGCAAACGGACCTTCAGACACTCGTACCAGTTCACCGGGTTCAAACAGTGTTTTTGGTTTTGGCTTATCAATCGCATCTTGCAGACGATTTAAGATCAAGTCTGCTTCTTTATCAGAAATAGGCGCGGGACGCTCAGGCGTGCCGCCAATAAAGCCCATCACTCGTGGAATGCTGCGCACTAAATGCCATGAAGCATCGTTCATCTGCATTTGTACCAATACGTAGCCTGGGAAAAACTTGCGCTCACTTTTGCGCTTTTGCCCAGCGCGCATTTCCACTACTTCTTCAGTTGGCACCAAAATTTCGCCAAACTGATCTTCCATTTCATTTAGCCGGATATGTTCGATAAGCGATTTCTGAACGCGGCCTTCGTATCCGGAAAACGCTTGGATCACGTACCAACGCATTCTTTGTTCTGGTTCAGACATGGTTAATCCTTATACTCCGGTGACCAGATTGACCAGCCATACTAGCAAGCCATCCAGCATAAACAGAAACAGGCCCACCACAGCGGTGACAGCCAGTACAATCAGGGTAGTTTGGATAGCTTCTTGGCGGTTAGGCCACACTACTTTGCGCATTTCCAGACGAGATTCTTTAGCAAAGGCAACGGTGTTTTTGCCTTTGTTAGTTTGGTAAGCCAGCAAACCAGCTACGCCTAAGGCAACCACCACGGCTGCGGCACGAATGGCCACCGACAGCTCGCTATAAAGAGAGTTAGCCACCACAGCAGCTACTAAAATAATAAACACTAGTCCCCATAACAGGGAATCTTTGGCCCCGCTTTGGCTCTCAATATTTGCACTCATAAGGCTACCTGTCTAAAACTTGGGTCCATGTCGGACGCGAAGACCCCGCTATTGCGAGGTATATGGCAGGGGCGGAGGGACTCGAACCCCCAGCCGTCGGTTTTGGAGACCGCCGTTCTACCAATTGGAACTACGCCCCTATACACAATAAGGGCGGCATTATAAGGGCTTTTGGTTGGGATTGTAAGCGTAATTATTCGCTGATTTATAACCAGCCGTAGTGGATTTAGTAAGAGATCGAAAAAGCACACGCTTAAGTGTGTATTTTAATAATGGAAAATGAGAGGAATAAATAACATGGTGCTGATACCCGGATTCGAACTGGGGACCTCACCCTTACCAAGGGTGCGCTCTACCAACTGAGCTATATCAGCAATGCTTAATACTGGAGCGGGCAGCGGGAATCGAACCCGCATCATCAGCTTGGAAGGCTGAGGTAATAGCCATTATACGATGCCCGCAAAGCTTGCGTTTAATCTGGCAATTAAACTTAAATAACGCTGGTGCATTATTTATAAATTTGGTGGAGGAGGCTGGATTCGAACCAGCGAAGGCGGAGCCGTCAGATTTACAGTCTGATCCCTTTAGCCACTCGGGAACTCCTCCAATGTTTGGTGCCGGCACCAAGAGTCGAACTCGGGACCTACTGATTACAAGTCAGTTGCTCTACCAACTGAGCTATGCCGGCATTGGAACGAAGCGAATTCTAGGCTATGCACCGACCGTGTTGCAAGGGCTGAATGCGAAGTTTTTGTTATTCTGGGTTTAAGTGCGCAATAAATCAGCAATAATGACATTAATTATGTTCTTCTCAGCAAATCGACCTAGTATTAGCCCTCGTCTTTCACTACTACAGGGGAGTTGACTTGTCGCCACTGAGCCCTTGGTGTATCGTGCCAAGCGACTCTCAGCACTGGTTTATGACCTGATACTTATGACGCTAGATAACGACTCTCCCTATCTTGTTTTTTCTCGCCAAGCTTGGTCTGAGCTGCGCGATACTGTGCATCAGCCACTCACTGAGGCGGAGCTTGCTCGCCTGCGTGGCATAAATGACAAAGTATCTCCCGCTGAAGTTAGAGATATTTACCTGCCGCTGTCGCGCTTATTAAATCTTTATATAAAAGCAAAACAAAGACGCAGCAAGGTCTTAGATCAGTTCTTAAGAAAAGAACCCCGTCATTTACCCTACATTATTAGCTTGGCGGGTTCAGTAGCGGTGGGTAAAAGTACTACAGCACGAATTATGGCTGCATTATTAGCGCGCTGGCCGCAACACCCCAAGGTGGCATTAGTAACGACCGATGGCTTTTTGTATCCCAATAGCGAGCTAGAAGCGCGCGGGCTGATGCATAAGAAAGGTTTCCCTGAGTCGTATGATATTCGACGACTGGTACAGTTTGTATCAGACATAAAGTCAGGCAAGCCCAGAGTCACGGCCCCCGTTTATTCTCATTTAAGCTATGACGTTATTCCCGGTGCTGAAGAAGTAGTAGAACAGCCCGATATCGTTATTATTGAGGGGTTAAACGTATTACAAAGCGGCATGGATTACCCTCATGAGCCCCACCGCGTGTTTGTGTCAGATTTTGTGGATTTTTCTATTTTTGTCGATGCCGAGCCTTCATTGTTAAAGACTTGGTATGTAGAGCGCTTTTTAAAGCTGCGCGACGGCGCCTTTAGTGATCCCGACTCTTATTTTCATCATTACGCTCAACTATCACAGGCAGAAGCCGTGGCCACCGCCAGTCGTATTTGGCAAGAAATTAACTACCAAAATTTAAAGCAAAATATTCTGCCCACCAAAGACAGAGCCGAATTAATTTTAACGAAAGGCCAAGCACATGGCATAGAACAGGTATGGCTTAAGAAGTGACTGCGGTGAAGCGGAATGTGTGAGGAGGATAAGGCACTGCGCCTCACCCTCACTCGCCGCGCAACGACACTTCACCGCCAAGGTAGCGTTGTATGCTGCCATTACTCAATTCCAGTAACAAGGCGCCCTGCTCGTCTATACCGCGCGCTATGCCATGAATAACTTGCTCACTCATTAATACCTTTACCGCTTTACCATTGAAATAATCTAAGCGGTTCCATTGCTCTTGAAAAGCCGCGATACCTTGAGCTTCAAAGATAGCTAAGCAGTGTTGTAGATGTTGACTAAGCGCTATCACCAAGCCATTGCGATCCTTAATCTCGCCTAGCTCAGCGAGCTCGGCCACCGGCTGACTGATATGCGCCTGCTCGGGTGTCGGTAATAATAAATTCAATCCGACACCAATCACCAAATGGCAGGAGCCACCAGCAGTACCGGACATCTCGACCAAAATACCCGCTAATTTACGGCCATTCACATATAAGTCATTGGGCCACTTAAGCGCTACTCCTTTAAAACCTTGGGCATTTAATGCCTCTACTATGGCTATTCCCACTACTAAACTTAAGCCCATAGCGGCGGCCATACCTTGCTCTAAACGCCAATACATACTCATAATCAGCTGCCCGCCAAAAGGGGACACCCAAGCGCGACCACGACGCCCGCGCCCCGCGGTTTGGCATTCAGCAACACAGATATCACCGTTATTAAGATGGGCTAATTGACTTAACCAGTGTTGATTAGTCGAGCCAATCACAGGTTTTAGCTCTACCCGTTGCGGTGCCAACGCTTGGCTTAAGCGAGGGTGATCTAATAATTGTAAGGGCACGGCCAAACGGTAACCTTTGCCGCTGACACTATAAATCTCTAAACCCAGCGCTTTAATTGCTTGAATATGCTTACTAATGGCGGCGCGACTGACTAATAATTGCTCACCGAGTTGTTCACCAGAGTGAAATTGGCCATCGGCTAATAAGGCAACTAATGCTTGGCGTAAGGGACTTAGCTCAGACACGCTAACGCCTCATCCAAATAGGTTTCACCCTGCTCGCCTATCATGCGCACTTCTGGCTCAAGACGTACACCGAACATCTGCTCCACTCGCTCACGCACTAAGGCTGCCAGACGCAGCACATCTTCGGCGCTGGCATCACCGTGGTTCACTAACACTAAGGCTTGTTGCGTATGCACGCCGGCGCCGCCAATTTTTACACCTTTAAGCCCCGCTTGTTCAATTAGCCAGCCCGCTGCCAGTTTACTTAACCCCGCCTCGGCGGCAAAAACGGGCAAGGCTGGCCAAGCTAATTTAAGCGCCTGTGCTTGAGCACTTATCACTTTAGGATTTTTAAAAAAACTTCCTGCATTGCCAAGCTTAGCGGGATCAGGCAATTTGGCTTGGCGAGTGGCACACACTTTTTCGAAGACTTGCTTAGGAGTCGCTCTCTCACCTAGCTCAGCCAAGGGGCCATAACCCAGCACAGGTTGCCAAGCTTTAGGTAAGCAAAAAGTGACGCTTACAATAAAGTGGCTACGCGCTTCATGCTTAAAAACACTGTCACGATAACCAAAAGCGCATTCTTCTTTAGACCAAATTTTATACTCGCCACTTTGCCAATCAAAGCTTTCTACTTGATGACAAAACTGCGCCAGCTCTACACCATAAGCACCAATGTTTTGTACCGGAGAGGCGCCTACTGTGCCTGGGATCAGACTTAAATTTTCTAAGCCTGGCATATTATTGTCTAAGCACCAGCACACCAGTTGATGCCAATTCTCGCCCCCCTCAACGGTTAATAGCCACGCATCGGGTGTTTCGCTCACCTGCTTACCTTTAAGGCGATTCACTAAGACTAAACTTTTAAAATGCTTAGTAAAAAGCAAGTTTGAGCCCTCGCCCACCAGCAAGGGCAGTTCAGGATTGGCTTGCCATAAGCTTGATAATTGGGCACGTTCGCTTAACTCCACCAGATGCTGTGCATTAAGCGCCAGACCAAAGGTGTTATAAGGTGCGAGAGAGAGGGGGGTTGAGGTCGCGGACATATGAGTTTCCTAAATAAATGCTCGCTCAGTGTACCTTAAGTTAGGCTTAGAGAGGAATGCGCGCTTCTGAGGCTAAGTGAGTTAATGCTATTTAAGAATAAATATAAGAGGCCACTTTTATAATAATAAGCGAAGTAAATTCTTGCTTGCGCGGTCTGCTTAAATCTAGAGAGTGTATGGTTCGCTCTTTTTTCTAATTATATATCGACTAAGCACAAGGACAGCTCATGCCCCTACCCACTTTAAAATACAGACTCAAGCGGCTAAATGCGCTAAGCGTCGTTAGCCTGCTCAGCGTAGGATTATTATTTGCTTGTGGCGAAGTGTCTAATGCTCAACCTAGCGCTGATGGCAAGGTTTCCCAAAAGAGCGCTCATACCTCTTCACGAGATATGTTGCCTTCACAGATGCTCACGCGCTTACAAGCCTTGCCACAAATCACTCAAGGCTTAGGTGAGCAAGGGAGTGACGTGATTGATACCCACAAACCGACCTTAGTAAAATTTTGGGCCAGTTGGTGTCCACTGTGTTTGGGCACGCTCGAGGAAAGCGAAAATTGGCGTAGCG
This genomic window from Oceanisphaera avium contains:
- the nusG gene encoding transcription termination/antitermination protein NusG, which gives rise to MSEPEQRMRWYVIQAFSGYEGRVQKSLIEHIRLNEMEDQFGEILVPTEEVVEMRAGQKRKSERKFFPGYVLVQMQMNDASWHLVRSIPRVMGFIGGTPERPAPISDKEADLILNRLQDAIDKPKPKTLFEPGELVRVSEGPFADFNGVVESVDYEKSRIKVSVMIFGRSTPVELEFGQVEKS
- the secE gene encoding preprotein translocase subunit SecE, which produces MSANIESQSGAKDSLLWGLVFIILVAAVVANSLYSELSVAIRAAAVVVALGVAGLLAYQTNKGKNTVAFAKESRLEMRKVVWPNRQEAIQTTLIVLAVTAVVGLFLFMLDGLLVWLVNLVTGV
- the coaA gene encoding type I pantothenate kinase — encoded protein: MTLDNDSPYLVFSRQAWSELRDTVHQPLTEAELARLRGINDKVSPAEVRDIYLPLSRLLNLYIKAKQRRSKVLDQFLRKEPRHLPYIISLAGSVAVGKSTTARIMAALLARWPQHPKVALVTTDGFLYPNSELEARGLMHKKGFPESYDIRRLVQFVSDIKSGKPRVTAPVYSHLSYDVIPGAEEVVEQPDIVIIEGLNVLQSGMDYPHEPHRVFVSDFVDFSIFVDAEPSLLKTWYVERFLKLRDGAFSDPDSYFHHYAQLSQAEAVATASRIWQEINYQNLKQNILPTKDRAELILTKGQAHGIEQVWLKK
- the birA gene encoding bifunctional biotin--[acetyl-CoA-carboxylase] ligase/biotin operon repressor BirA; the protein is MSELSPLRQALVALLADGQFHSGEQLGEQLLVSRAAISKHIQAIKALGLEIYSVSGKGYRLAVPLQLLDHPRLSQALAPQRVELKPVIGSTNQHWLSQLAHLNNGDICVAECQTAGRGRRGRAWVSPFGGQLIMSMYWRLEQGMAAAMGLSLVVGIAIVEALNAQGFKGVALKWPNDLYVNGRKLAGILVEMSGTAGGSCHLVIGVGLNLLLPTPEQAHISQPVAELAELGEIKDRNGLVIALSQHLQHCLAIFEAQGIAAFQEQWNRLDYFNGKAVKVLMSEQVIHGIARGIDEQGALLLELSNGSIQRYLGGEVSLRGE
- the murB gene encoding UDP-N-acetylmuramate dehydrogenase — translated: MSATSTPLSLAPYNTFGLALNAQHLVELSERAQLSSLWQANPELPLLVGEGSNLLFTKHFKSLVLVNRLKGKQVSETPDAWLLTVEGGENWHQLVCWCLDNNMPGLENLSLIPGTVGASPVQNIGAYGVELAQFCHQVESFDWQSGEYKIWSKEECAFGYRDSVFKHEARSHFIVSVTFCLPKAWQPVLGYGPLAELGERATPKQVFEKVCATRQAKLPDPAKLGNAGSFFKNPKVISAQAQALKLAWPALPVFAAEAGLSKLAAGWLIEQAGLKGVKIGGAGVHTQQALVLVNHGDASAEDVLRLAALVRERVEQMFGVRLEPEVRMIGEQGETYLDEALACLS